The following coding sequences are from one Pelmatolapia mariae isolate MD_Pm_ZW linkage group LG4, Pm_UMD_F_2, whole genome shotgun sequence window:
- the LOC134626192 gene encoding methionine-R-sulfoxide reductase B1-A-like yields the protein MSFCSFFGGEVFKDHFKSGIYVCTKCDNQLFSSRSKYEHSSPWPAFTETIHENSVSKHEERPGAYKVRCGKCGNGLGHEFVNDGPSKGVSRFUIFSSSLKFIPKDKVDGL from the exons ATgtctttttgctcttttttcgGTGGAGAGGTCTTCAAAGACCATTTTAAGTCAG GGATTTATGTGTGCACCAAGTGTGataaccagctgttctccagccGCTCCAAGTACGAACACTCTTCACCCTGGCCAGCTTTCACAGAGACCATCCATGAAAACAGTGTGTCCAAACATGAGGAGAGGCCTGGGGCATACAAG GTGCGGTGTGGGAAGTGTGGGAATGGACTTGGTCATGAGTTTGTGAATGATGGGCCGTCCAAAGGAGTCTCTCGCTTCTGAATATTCAGCAGCTCACTGAAGTTCATCCCTAAAG ATAAAGTTGATGGACTGTAA